A single region of the Fimbriimonadaceae bacterium genome encodes:
- the dnaA gene encoding chromosomal replication initiator protein DnaA translates to MDQYNLDDSDLQIRLRGAWEQVLRRLSAEISPAWFERFIKPLKAAGFEEGVVVLAAPGRFVHEWVRERYLDKLTEMLSDELGEQIAVNLLSEAREKSALLGKADDSSVKLSVGADPSFRPAEKFCFETFVVGQSNRLAFAGAKSVADEPGAKYNPLFIYGPSGLGKTHLLHAIARTILAKDPRYPLVYISAQQFAEQFVHALQTNRIEQFRRMQRNVGIWLVDDIQFVAGKDKTQEEVFHTFNYLHSLGKQIVLTSDRPPRDLTLMDERLRSRFESGLVADIAMPDTETRCAILLSKAEQERVTVEPEVAMFLAESVPGNIRTLEGALTKLAALASIENLQIDRSLAEKLIEAHYRERPNSKPGFTEIVDSVSRHFKIPVEDICGISRKAPIVHARHIAVFLTRELTRDSWKHIGTLFGDRDHTSMMHGYQKISDMITRDKELRVQVKSLMRSLYPDH, encoded by the coding sequence TGGACCAGTACAATTTGGACGATTCCGATTTACAGATACGGCTGCGCGGCGCATGGGAGCAGGTGCTTCGGCGTTTGTCTGCCGAGATCTCACCGGCTTGGTTTGAGCGCTTTATTAAGCCGCTCAAGGCCGCCGGATTCGAGGAGGGTGTGGTCGTTCTGGCTGCCCCTGGAAGATTCGTCCACGAATGGGTCCGCGAGCGATACCTCGACAAACTGACCGAGATGCTCAGCGATGAACTTGGCGAGCAGATCGCCGTCAACCTGTTGAGCGAGGCCCGTGAAAAATCAGCCTTGCTTGGTAAAGCAGATGACTCCAGCGTGAAGCTGTCCGTTGGGGCGGATCCCTCGTTTCGACCTGCAGAGAAGTTCTGCTTTGAAACGTTCGTGGTTGGCCAAAGCAACCGACTCGCCTTTGCCGGAGCAAAGTCCGTCGCCGACGAGCCCGGTGCCAAGTACAATCCCCTATTCATTTACGGCCCATCTGGGCTTGGCAAAACCCACCTACTCCATGCGATCGCAAGGACGATCTTAGCCAAAGACCCGCGTTACCCGCTGGTTTACATCTCGGCGCAACAGTTTGCCGAGCAGTTCGTCCACGCCCTGCAAACGAACCGAATCGAGCAGTTTCGACGCATGCAGCGCAACGTCGGGATTTGGCTCGTGGATGACATTCAGTTTGTCGCTGGCAAGGACAAAACTCAGGAAGAGGTGTTCCATACGTTCAACTATCTTCACTCGCTGGGTAAACAAATCGTTCTTACATCCGACCGACCGCCACGCGATCTGACACTTATGGACGAGCGACTCCGATCACGCTTTGAATCGGGTCTTGTCGCAGACATCGCGATGCCCGATACCGAAACGCGTTGCGCAATCCTGCTTTCGAAGGCTGAGCAAGAGCGGGTGACCGTGGAGCCGGAAGTGGCGATGTTCCTCGCCGAGAGCGTTCCCGGAAACATCCGAACACTGGAAGGGGCGCTCACCAAACTCGCCGCACTCGCAAGCATCGAGAATCTTCAGATCGACCGTTCGCTCGCCGAAAAGCTGATTGAGGCACACTACCGCGAAAGACCGAACTCCAAGCCCGGATTCACCGAGATCGTCGATTCGGTGAGCAGGCACTTCAAGATCCCCGTCGAAGACATTTGCGGCATCTCGCGAAAGGCTCCCATCGTGCACGCTCGCCATATCGCCGTCTTTCTTACGCGCGAACTGACTCGCGACAGTTGGAAGCATATCGGCACGCTCTTTGGCGACCGCGACCACACGTCGATGATGCACGGATACCAAAAGATCAGCGATATGATCACTCGGGATAAAGAACTGCGCGTCCAGGTGAAGAGCCTGATGCGGAGCTTGTATCCGGATCATTAG